One window from the genome of Rhodococcus sp. ABRD24 encodes:
- a CDS encoding long-chain fatty acid--CoA ligase codes for MAPWRASDEVVDWSKIEERAPTVARMFTDRVAASPRAEAFRFPAPDGNGWASVTWSEAGKRVRTLAAGLIALGVQPEQRVALTSATRYEWVLADLAVMCAGAATTTVYPTTTASDITFIVANSGSRVVVAEDEKQLAKLREHRDQLPDVQRVVLIDGPAPADDEWVIGFDDLAALGDHLLAEHPDAVDDRIAQISPDSLATLIYTSGTTGRPKGVRLPHSAWTYEAASIDAVGIFDSEDLQYLWLPLSHVFGKILLILPLQVGFPTAVDGRVDKIVDNLAVVRPTFMGAAPRIFEKAYARIVGTVHDEGGIKAKIFDWALGVGLQMSRTRQAGREPSRMLTARYRLADRLVFRTIRDRFGGRLKFFVSGSAPLDRHVAQWFDAVGIVILEGYGLSETSAASLVNRPSAYRFGSVGWPIPGTEVRIAEDGEILIKGPGVMPGYHDNPEATAESLDADGWFHTGDIGMIDQDGFVQITDRKKDMFKTSTGKYVAPSAIAATFKGICPYVGEIIIHGEGKSYCVALISLDAESVSEWARENGMAGRPLDEIARSDKAMAMMRAYVDQLNAGLNRWEQVKKFTILERELTVESGEITPSMKLKRKIVTNNFADRISELYS; via the coding sequence ATGGCACCTTGGCGCGCGTCTGACGAGGTCGTGGACTGGTCCAAGATCGAGGAGCGGGCGCCGACGGTTGCCCGGATGTTCACCGACCGAGTAGCGGCATCGCCGCGAGCGGAGGCATTCCGATTCCCCGCGCCGGACGGTAACGGATGGGCGAGCGTCACCTGGTCCGAGGCCGGCAAACGCGTCCGCACACTGGCTGCCGGCCTCATCGCGCTGGGTGTCCAGCCCGAGCAGCGGGTGGCGCTGACGTCGGCGACCCGGTACGAGTGGGTACTCGCCGATCTCGCAGTGATGTGCGCGGGTGCCGCGACCACCACCGTCTACCCGACCACGACGGCGTCCGACATCACCTTCATCGTCGCCAACTCGGGCAGCCGCGTCGTCGTTGCCGAGGACGAGAAGCAGCTCGCCAAGCTCCGAGAACACCGCGACCAGCTGCCCGACGTCCAGCGCGTCGTGCTCATCGACGGGCCCGCACCCGCCGACGACGAGTGGGTCATCGGGTTCGACGACCTCGCCGCGCTCGGCGACCACCTGCTGGCCGAGCACCCCGATGCGGTCGACGACCGCATTGCACAGATTTCGCCGGACAGCCTGGCGACACTGATCTATACGTCCGGCACCACCGGCCGTCCGAAGGGCGTGCGGCTGCCGCACTCGGCGTGGACGTACGAGGCCGCGTCGATCGATGCGGTCGGCATCTTCGATAGCGAGGACCTGCAGTACCTGTGGCTGCCGTTGTCGCACGTATTCGGCAAGATCCTGTTGATCCTGCCGCTGCAAGTAGGGTTCCCGACCGCAGTCGACGGCCGGGTCGACAAGATAGTCGACAACCTCGCGGTGGTCCGGCCGACGTTCATGGGCGCCGCACCGCGCATCTTCGAGAAGGCATACGCCCGGATCGTCGGTACGGTCCACGACGAGGGCGGGATCAAGGCGAAAATCTTCGACTGGGCACTCGGAGTGGGGCTGCAGATGTCGCGCACCCGGCAGGCCGGACGCGAACCGTCACGGATGCTGACGGCGCGGTACCGGTTGGCAGATCGGCTCGTGTTCCGCACCATCCGGGACCGCTTCGGGGGACGGTTGAAGTTCTTCGTCTCGGGCTCCGCACCGCTCGATCGTCATGTGGCGCAATGGTTCGATGCGGTCGGCATCGTCATTCTCGAGGGATACGGACTGTCCGAGACCAGCGCCGCATCCCTGGTGAACCGGCCGTCGGCGTACCGGTTCGGATCGGTCGGCTGGCCCATCCCCGGCACCGAGGTGCGAATCGCCGAGGATGGCGAGATTCTCATCAAAGGTCCTGGCGTGATGCCCGGCTACCACGACAACCCCGAGGCGACCGCCGAATCACTGGACGCCGACGGCTGGTTCCACACCGGCGATATCGGCATGATCGACCAGGACGGCTTCGTGCAGATCACGGACCGCAAGAAGGACATGTTCAAGACGTCCACCGGCAAGTACGTGGCGCCGTCGGCGATCGCCGCAACGTTCAAGGGCATCTGCCCCTACGTCGGCGAGATCATCATTCACGGCGAGGGAAAATCCTACTGCGTCGCGCTGATCAGCCTGGACGCCGAGTCGGTCAGCGAATGGGCCCGCGAGAACGGCATGGCGGGCCGGCCACTCGACGAGATCGCTCGCTCGGACAAGGCGATGGCGATGATGCGCGCCTATGTCGACCAGCTCAACGCCGGACTCAACCGATGGGAGCAGGTCAAGAAGTTCACGATCCTCGAGCGCGAACTCACCGTCGAGAGCGGCGAGATCACCCCGAGTATGAAACTCAAGCGCAAGATCGTGACGAACAACTTCGCCGACCGGATCAGTGAGCTGTACAGCTGA
- a CDS encoding ABC transporter permease, which yields MTTTAPSATSHPTVTASSPFTGTTALLRLILRRDRMILPFWSLSIGLLPIIYGRAIIGLYTTDSQRVAFVESTSALKSEIALVGPIFGSSVGALTAWRAGYLFTFLAVAVILTVIRHTRTEEDSGRTELLDSTAVGRYASLTAALLVAGLGVAISTATGTLGLISIGTGVAGSIAFGISAFGAGAVFIGVAAIAAQVSSGARLARGISFVVLAIAFLLRAVGDAGSGSLSWLSPIGWAQQLRPYADERWWVPALPAVTAVMLIAIAYQLLARRDLGAGLIAERRGPAAAPKALSGPVGLAWRTQRGPLIAWTVGLTVFALVIGGAAHGVSDQLGGSEAVAQVLARLGGTRTIEDSFIALGFTIFGLGAGAYSISATLQLHDEEQAGRAENTLAASIGRRRWAMSHILFALVGPAIALAVAGLAAGISYGVSIDDVGGQVPRILGAALVQLPGVWLLAGITFTLFAMAPRLAPVSWAVFAAMMALYVFGMVADLPQPLLDLVPFLHLPRLPGGEFHAAPIVWLLLITTALLLVGLAAFRRRDIR from the coding sequence ATGACCACCACCGCGCCGTCTGCGACCAGCCATCCGACGGTCACAGCGTCATCACCGTTCACGGGAACCACAGCACTGCTGCGCCTGATCCTACGACGCGACCGCATGATCCTGCCGTTTTGGTCGCTCTCCATCGGCCTGCTGCCGATCATCTACGGCCGGGCCATCATCGGGCTGTACACCACCGACAGTCAGCGCGTCGCCTTCGTCGAGTCGACCTCGGCACTCAAGTCCGAAATCGCCTTGGTAGGACCGATCTTCGGCTCCAGCGTCGGCGCTTTGACGGCTTGGCGCGCCGGCTACCTGTTCACCTTCCTGGCCGTCGCCGTCATCCTCACCGTCATCCGGCACACCCGGACCGAAGAGGACAGCGGGCGCACCGAACTGCTCGACTCGACCGCGGTCGGCCGGTACGCAAGCCTGACCGCCGCGCTGCTCGTCGCAGGCCTGGGTGTGGCCATCAGTACCGCAACCGGCACCCTGGGACTGATCTCGATCGGGACCGGAGTAGCTGGCTCGATTGCGTTCGGAATCTCGGCTTTCGGCGCGGGGGCTGTCTTCATCGGCGTCGCCGCGATCGCTGCACAGGTGAGTTCCGGCGCCCGACTGGCTCGCGGCATTTCATTCGTCGTACTGGCCATTGCCTTCCTTCTGCGCGCAGTCGGCGACGCGGGGTCCGGATCGCTGTCGTGGCTGTCGCCGATCGGCTGGGCCCAGCAGTTGCGTCCCTACGCAGACGAACGATGGTGGGTACCAGCGCTTCCGGCCGTCACCGCCGTGATGTTGATCGCTATCGCCTACCAACTGCTCGCGCGCCGCGATCTGGGCGCGGGACTCATCGCCGAGCGCCGCGGCCCTGCGGCGGCTCCGAAGGCACTCTCCGGGCCGGTCGGACTCGCGTGGCGCACGCAACGCGGACCGCTGATCGCCTGGACCGTAGGCCTGACCGTGTTCGCGCTGGTGATCGGCGGCGCCGCGCACGGCGTCAGCGATCAGCTGGGCGGCAGCGAGGCGGTTGCGCAGGTTCTGGCCCGGCTGGGCGGGACGCGGACGATAGAGGACTCCTTCATCGCGTTGGGGTTCACGATCTTCGGGCTCGGCGCCGGCGCGTACTCCATCTCCGCCACCCTGCAGTTGCACGACGAGGAGCAAGCAGGCCGCGCCGAGAACACTCTCGCCGCGTCGATCGGCCGTCGGCGCTGGGCCATGAGCCACATCCTGTTCGCGCTCGTCGGCCCTGCCATCGCACTCGCCGTCGCCGGCCTGGCGGCGGGGATCTCGTACGGCGTGTCGATCGACGACGTCGGCGGCCAGGTACCCCGCATCCTGGGTGCGGCGCTGGTGCAGTTGCCGGGCGTGTGGCTGCTGGCCGGTATCACCTTCACGCTGTTTGCAATGGCGCCGCGTCTCGCGCCCGTCTCATGGGCGGTCTTCGCGGCGATGATGGCGCTCTACGTCTTCGGGATGGTCGCCGACCTTCCCCAACCGCTGCTCGACCTGGTCCCGTTCCTGCACCTGCCCCGGCTACCCGGCGGCGAGTTCCATGCCGCCCCGATCGTGTGGTTGCTGCTGATCACCACGGCGCTGTTGCTCGTCGGGCTGGCCGCCTTCCGTCGCCGCGACATCAGATGA
- a CDS encoding ABC transporter ATP-binding protein, which translates to MTVIIEIDKLVKTFGTTRALDGLDLTVGEGEVHGFLGPNGAGKSTAIRVLLGMLRANGGTARLFGRDPWRDAVDLHRDIAYVPGDVTLWPSLTGGEVIDLLGRMRGGMDAGRRAELIERFDLDPRKKARTYSKGNRQKVAVISAFSSHARLLLLDEPTTGLDPLMEKVFRDCISEAGDRNVTVLLSSHILSEVEALCQKVTIIRAGKTVESGSIDSMRHLSRTSITAEITGDPGDLGRIPGVEDVRFDGRTLHCQVDADALGTLIRTLGDTGVRSLVSTPPTLEELFLRHYQLTEEVRV; encoded by the coding sequence ATGACCGTCATCATCGAAATCGACAAGCTGGTGAAGACCTTCGGCACCACCCGCGCTCTCGACGGGCTGGATCTCACGGTCGGCGAAGGCGAGGTGCACGGATTCCTCGGCCCCAACGGAGCCGGCAAGTCGACCGCCATCCGGGTGCTTCTCGGCATGCTGCGCGCCAACGGCGGCACGGCGCGACTGTTCGGCCGCGATCCGTGGCGGGACGCCGTCGATCTGCATCGTGACATTGCCTACGTCCCAGGCGATGTCACCCTGTGGCCGTCGCTGACCGGCGGCGAGGTCATCGACCTGCTCGGCCGCATGCGCGGTGGCATGGACGCAGGCCGCCGCGCCGAGCTGATCGAACGGTTCGATCTCGACCCGAGGAAGAAGGCGCGCACATACTCGAAGGGAAATCGGCAGAAGGTAGCGGTGATCTCGGCGTTCTCGTCCCACGCCCGCCTTCTCCTGCTTGACGAGCCGACAACTGGTCTGGATCCGCTGATGGAAAAGGTCTTTCGCGATTGCATTTCCGAGGCCGGTGACCGCAATGTGACCGTACTGCTGTCGAGCCACATTCTCTCCGAGGTCGAGGCTCTCTGCCAAAAGGTGACGATCATCCGAGCCGGGAAGACGGTCGAGAGCGGCTCGATCGACTCCATGCGCCACCTCAGCCGCACGTCGATCACCGCCGAAATCACCGGCGATCCAGGAGATCTCGGACGGATACCGGGCGTCGAAGACGTCCGGTTCGACGGCCGGACGCTACACTGCCAGGTTGACGCCGATGCTCTGGGAACGCTCATCCGCACGCTCGGCGACACCGGGGTGCGGAGTCTGGTCAGCACGCCGCCGACGCTCGAGGAACTGTTCCTGCGGCACTACCAACTCACCGAAGAGGTGCGGGTATGA
- a CDS encoding TetR family transcriptional regulator — translation MAVPGTQAQDLNTRARIRDAAIRVFGEQGFDAGVRAVATAAGVSPGLVNHHFGSKQGLRSACDEKVLSIIVSEKKAVLTASSPARMLTALAEIEQYAPLVAYLVRSFQAGGRLAASLFEHMVAGVETYLEAGVAEGRLRPSRDPAARARYLTLNSLGSTLLYLQMRNEQDGSAGYGAAIRAMTDEIMLPSLEVHTEGLFVDTSMLDAYVAHEPE, via the coding sequence ATGGCTGTTCCGGGCACGCAGGCACAGGACCTGAACACCCGCGCACGGATCCGCGACGCCGCGATCCGAGTGTTCGGTGAGCAGGGATTCGACGCCGGGGTCCGTGCCGTCGCGACCGCGGCTGGAGTCTCTCCGGGCCTCGTCAACCATCACTTCGGCTCGAAGCAGGGCCTGCGCAGCGCATGCGACGAGAAGGTCCTCTCGATCATCGTCTCCGAGAAGAAGGCGGTGCTGACGGCGTCCAGTCCCGCACGCATGCTCACGGCGCTGGCGGAGATCGAGCAGTACGCCCCACTGGTCGCCTACCTGGTCCGGAGCTTCCAGGCCGGTGGACGCCTCGCCGCATCACTGTTCGAGCACATGGTCGCCGGCGTCGAGACCTACCTCGAGGCCGGCGTCGCCGAGGGCAGGCTCCGACCCAGTCGCGATCCTGCCGCCCGCGCGCGGTACCTCACCCTCAACAGCCTCGGGTCGACGCTGCTCTACCTGCAGATGCGAAACGAACAGGATGGCTCGGCCGGCTACGGCGCTGCGATCCGCGCGATGACCGACGAGATCATGCTGCCCAGCCTCGAGGTCCATACCGAGGGGCTGTTCGTCGACACCTCGATGCTCGACGCCTACGTGGCCCACGAACCCGAGTAG